The following DNA comes from Clostridiales bacterium.
TGTTTCATGCCGCAAATGCGGCATGGTTATAAAATGTCCGAGATGCGATGTTTCATTGACTTATCATATCGACAGGAATATATTGAACTGCCATTATTGCGGGTACAGCATGAGGCCTCCTGATATATGTCCATCATGCAAAAGCAGATATATTAAATATTTCGGCATAGGTACTCAGAAAGTAGAGTCGGAGGTTAAAAAATATTTTCCTGAAGCCAGGGTGCTTCGGATGGATTTTGATACGACAACGAAAAAAGGTTCCCATGATAGATTGTACAGGGCCTTTAAAAATAGAGAGGCGGATATATTGATAGGAACACAGATGGTATCGAAGGGTTTGGATTTCCCGGGTGTATCGTTGGTTGGGATTATTGCTGCGGATCTAACGCTGAATATACCGGATTACAGGTCCAGCGAAAGATCTTTTACTCTTATAACCCAGGTTGCAGGAAGGGCGGGAAGAGGGGAAGATCCCGGAAAGGTCATAGTCCAGACATATAATCCTGAGCACTACAGCATAGTGGCAGCGGTAAATAAGGATTTTATAGGTTTCTATAATAAAGAGATAAAGATAAGGAAAGCGTTGAATTATCCCCCATTTTCCGAACTTATCAACATTGTCGCTTCATCAAAAAATGAAAAAGATGCGGCACTCATGATAAAAAAAATTGCATATACTATTTATGAAAAGTTCGGCATGGATGAAAAAAGATTCGTAATCCTGGGCCCTTCTTCCGCGCCTATATCCAGAATAAATATGTACTATAGGTGGCAGATCATATTAAAAGGCACGTTTGACGATGAATTGAAAAAGCAGATTAAGCTGATAGTAAATAATTTTGCTATGAGAACAAACTCTATAAGGATTAACATAGATATCGATCCTGTGAGTTTAACATAAGGAGGAAAAAAATGGCTATTAGAAAGATCAGAATAGTTAATGACGAGATATTGAGAAAGAAAAGCAAGAAGGTTGACAAGGTCAATAAGAGAATACAAATACTGCTTGATGACATGGCGGAGACAATGTATGCTGCAGATGGCGTCGGGCTTGCAGGCCCCCAGGTAGGCGTTTTAAGGAGAGTAATAGTACTGGATGCCGGAGAGGGGATTATTAAGCTTGTGAATCCTGAGATAATAAGTTCTTCAGGGGAACAGACGGATGTTGAAGGGTGCCTTAGCATTCCCGATGTCCGCGGCGAGGTAAAAAGGCCTCAATCCGTCGTCGTGAAGGCTTTAAACGAGAAGGGAGAAAGTATTCAAATAAACGGCTCTGCACTTTTGGCAAGGGTATTGTGCCATGAAATTGATCATTTGGACGGGATATTATTTACTGACAAAACAATAAGGATTGTTGAATAGGAAGTGTTTTTATGAAAGTTGTTTTTATGGGTACTCCTGATTTTGCAGTACCTCCCCTGGAATATTTGATAAGGGGAAAATATAATATAGCATGCGTTGTGACACAGCCCGATAAGCCAAAGGGACGGGGAAACAGGCTGGCAATGTCGCCGGTTAAGGAAAAGGCGCTGGAATATAAAATACCTGTCGAACAGCCTGTAAGCATAAGAAAGGATACAGCGTTTAAAGAGAAGCTAAAGCTGATGGAGCCTGATATTATAATTGTTGCAGCATTCGGACAGATATTGCCGTCTGATGTTTTAGCGATACCGAAATATGGGTGTATAAATATCCATGCATCTCTTCTCCCGAAGCTTAGAGGCGCAGCGCCGATAAACTGGGCTATTATAAACGGTGAGGATAAAACAGGTATTACTACGATGTTTATGGATGCGGGACTGGATACAGGCGATATACTTATGCAGCAGACTACTTTGATAGGAGAGAATGAAACTGCGGGAAGTCTGTATGACAGGCTTAAAATAATGGGCGCCGAGATGATTATTAAGACTTTAAAGGCTTTAGAAGGCGGAACATTAAAAAGGCAGCCTCAGGACAGCCTGAAGTCCACTTATGCGCCGATGCTTAAAAAGGATACTGGAAGGATAATGTGGGAAAATTCATCGATTCAGATCAAAAATCTTGTAAGGGGCACTAATCCGTGGCCCGCAGCATTTACAACCATAAACGGCATGAAATTGAAGGTATGGGAAACAGATTTGGAGCTTGGATCAGCTGAATTTAAAGACCCGGGGACTATATGGAAAATAGATAAATGCGGGATACATGTACATGCAGGATATGGTGGGATACTTATAAAGCAGGTGCAGGCGAAAAACGGCAAAAGAATCGATGCATATTCGTACACATTGGGGCACCATATAGATACAGGGACTGTTTTGGAGTAAGATAAAATATGTACCATCAGGTGAGGAGGTAATTAATTATGCCATTTAGTTATTTTTATGATCCTACAATTATTATATTGATTCCGGCAATGCTTATCGCCTTATATGCGCAAATAAAGATCAAATCGACTTTTGAAAAGTATTCAAGGGTAAGGAGCGGCAGCGGTTATACCGCTTCACAGACGGCAAGGTACCTTTTGGACAGAGCAGGGCTAAATGACGTACCTGTTGAGATGATTGCAGGAAGTTTAACCGATCATTATGATCCGAGGTCAAAAACACTCAGGCTGTCGCAGACAGTCTACAACAGCGGTTCTGTTGCGGCCATAGGAGTCGCAGCTCATGAAACCGGCCATGCTGTCCAGGATAATGTAAAATATGCGCCTTTGATTCTAAGGAATGCATTTGTACCCGTTGCAAATTTCGGTTCGAATGTTTCATGGGTACTAATATTTCTTGCATTTATTACAGGAATTCCATATTTGTTAAAGTTAGGTATTATTTTGTTCTCGGCGGCAGTGCTTTTTCAGATAATAACCCTGCCCGTGGAATTCAATGCAAGTTCCCGAGCCATTAAGCTTTTGGAATCCGAAGGCATATTGTATGGAAGCGAAGTTGGTGCGGCGAAAAAAGTGCTTTCGGCTGCAGCACTGACATATGTTGCCGCTGCATTGGTTGCCATCTCTCAGCTTCTGAGGCTGATATTCCTTGGCAGGAGACGAAATGACTGATTATTCAAATATGGGAGGGAAAAAGGTAGAGAAAGTTGACAATGCAAGAGAACAAGCTTTGATAATAATTACGGATGTATTTAGAAAAAATGCTTATTCCAATTTATTGTTGAAAAACCTTGGCCGGAAATTTTCGCCTCTCGATCAGGCTTTTATAACAGAGCTTGTTTATGGGACGATAAAATGGAAACTTAGAATCGACAATGCCATAAATCATATATCAAATAAAAAAATAGATGATATATCCTTGTATGCGCTGAATATTTTAAGGATGGGTATCTATCAGATAGATTTTATGAATAAAGTGCCTGAATTCGCTTCGGTAAATGAAAGCGTAAAGCTTGCTAAAAAGTATGAAAACGAGGGCGCTGCGAAATTTGTCAATGCAGTACTCAGAAATTATCTGCGAAAGCACGACTCTGTTGTTTTACCCGATAAAAGAAGGGATTGTGTAAAGTACCTTTCCGTTGCGTATTCTTTTCCAGAATGGATTGTCAAAAAACTTACGGAGGAATATGGAATGGAATTTACGGAGGAATTTTTAAAATGCAGCAATGACGTTCCTTCCTTGACGGCGAGGGTAAATACCCTAAAGACAAATAAGGAAAATATATTTAAGTCTTTGGCGGATGATGACATAGATGTTCTAGATGCTAAATATATGAAGGATGCATTTACATTTAAAAATCCTTCAAACATAGGCGGATTAAGGCAATATAAAGACGGTCTTTTTACTATACAGGATGAGAGTTCGATGCTTGCGGTTAAAATTCTCTCGCCCCGTTCAGGAGAATTTATAATGGATGTTTGCAGTGCGCCCGGGACCAAATCGACATATATGGCTGAGCTTATGGATAATAAAGGTACTGTTATTTCAGGGGATATAGCATACAATAAGTTGGGACTCATTGATAAGGACGCAAAAAGATTGGGTATAAATATAATAAAGACAATTTGCAATGATGCATCGGGTGTCAATGGATACTATGCCGGCAAAGCCGACAGGGTGCTTGTCGATGCACCTTGTTCAGGATTTGGCATCATGAATAAAAAACCTGAAATCAGATGGAACAGGACGATGAAGGACATAGAGAGCATTGAGAGGACGCAGAGCTTAATACTCAGTGCATCCTCGAAATATGTGAAACCGAAAGGTATATTGGTTTATAGCACATGCACGGTATTGAAGAGCGAGAATATCGATATCATCGATAATTTTTTAAAAAGCAATAGTAATTTTTGTATGGAGGATATATCATACGATGTACCTCAAAAATTATTAAAGCCTTCATGCAGATCAGGCTATATTAATATATACCCGAATACAGACGGTATAGATGGTTTTTTTATTGCAAAACTGCGAAGGATGGAGTAACATGGAATCTGATAAATTAAATTTAAAAAATATGTCAGTAGATGAGTTAGGGAATTTATGTGTTAAACTTGGTGAAAAGAAATTCAGGGGTGAACAGATATTCAGATGGATTTACAAGGGTATTGAGAAAATCGATGAGATGTCTAATCTGCCGGAGGCATTCAGAAAAAAGCTGAATGAAAATACATGTATAAGCAATCTGGCGATTGTACGAAAGTATGTATCTAAAATAGATGGGACTTCAAAGTATTTATTGAAAACAGATGATGGAAACATAATAGAGAGCGTGCTTATGGAGTACGGTTATGGGCTTAGCGCATGCATCTCAACTCAGGTAGGATGCGCAATGGGCTGCAGATTTTGTGCTTCAACCATAGGCGGCTTTGTAAGAAATCTGTCTCCGGGTGAAATGGCTGATGAGATACTCAAGATGGGCAGAGATTGCGGCCGCAGGATATCGCATATCGTTTTGATGGGAAGCGGTGAGCCTCTGAACAATTTTGAAAACGTAATAAAATTTTTAAGTATAGTTAATTGCCAAAAGGGATTGAATATAGGTATGAGGCACATTACCATTTCAACCTGCGGCTTGGTTCCGGAAATAATAAGGCTGGCGTCCCTTAACTTGCAAATAACGCTTGCAGTGTCCCTTCACGCTCCAAATGATGAGATAAGAAAAAGAATTATGCCTGTGGCATATAAATATAATATAAATGATGTTATAAATGCCTGCAGGGAATAC
Coding sequences within:
- the fmt gene encoding methionyl-tRNA formyltransferase, translated to MKVVFMGTPDFAVPPLEYLIRGKYNIACVVTQPDKPKGRGNRLAMSPVKEKALEYKIPVEQPVSIRKDTAFKEKLKLMEPDIIIVAAFGQILPSDVLAIPKYGCINIHASLLPKLRGAAPINWAIINGEDKTGITTMFMDAGLDTGDILMQQTTLIGENETAGSLYDRLKIMGAEMIIKTLKALEGGTLKRQPQDSLKSTYAPMLKKDTGRIMWENSSIQIKNLVRGTNPWPAAFTTINGMKLKVWETDLELGSAEFKDPGTIWKIDKCGIHVHAGYGGILIKQVQAKNGKRIDAYSYTLGHHIDTGTVLE
- the rlmN gene encoding 23S rRNA (adenine(2503)-C(2))-methyltransferase RlmN produces the protein MESDKLNLKNMSVDELGNLCVKLGEKKFRGEQIFRWIYKGIEKIDEMSNLPEAFRKKLNENTCISNLAIVRKYVSKIDGTSKYLLKTDDGNIIESVLMEYGYGLSACISTQVGCAMGCRFCASTIGGFVRNLSPGEMADEILKMGRDCGRRISHIVLMGSGEPLNNFENVIKFLSIVNCQKGLNIGMRHITISTCGLVPEIIRLASLNLQITLAVSLHAPNDEIRKRIMPVAYKYNINDVINACREYADKTKRRVTFEYSLIDGVNDGPLEAYELSMLLKGMLCHVNLIPINEIKERNYRKSDARHIDEFKRILEKNSISVTVRRELGADINAACGQLRRDYISKNMS
- a CDS encoding zinc metallopeptidase, which codes for MPFSYFYDPTIIILIPAMLIALYAQIKIKSTFEKYSRVRSGSGYTASQTARYLLDRAGLNDVPVEMIAGSLTDHYDPRSKTLRLSQTVYNSGSVAAIGVAAHETGHAVQDNVKYAPLILRNAFVPVANFGSNVSWVLIFLAFITGIPYLLKLGIILFSAAVLFQIITLPVEFNASSRAIKLLESEGILYGSEVGAAKKVLSAAALTYVAAALVAISQLLRLIFLGRRRND
- the def gene encoding peptide deformylase; translation: MAIRKIRIVNDEILRKKSKKVDKVNKRIQILLDDMAETMYAADGVGLAGPQVGVLRRVIVLDAGEGIIKLVNPEIISSSGEQTDVEGCLSIPDVRGEVKRPQSVVVKALNEKGESIQINGSALLARVLCHEIDHLDGILFTDKTIRIVE
- the rsmB gene encoding 16S rRNA (cytosine(967)-C(5))-methyltransferase RsmB; the encoded protein is MTDYSNMGGKKVEKVDNAREQALIIITDVFRKNAYSNLLLKNLGRKFSPLDQAFITELVYGTIKWKLRIDNAINHISNKKIDDISLYALNILRMGIYQIDFMNKVPEFASVNESVKLAKKYENEGAAKFVNAVLRNYLRKHDSVVLPDKRRDCVKYLSVAYSFPEWIVKKLTEEYGMEFTEEFLKCSNDVPSLTARVNTLKTNKENIFKSLADDDIDVLDAKYMKDAFTFKNPSNIGGLRQYKDGLFTIQDESSMLAVKILSPRSGEFIMDVCSAPGTKSTYMAELMDNKGTVISGDIAYNKLGLIDKDAKRLGINIIKTICNDASGVNGYYAGKADRVLVDAPCSGFGIMNKKPEIRWNRTMKDIESIERTQSLILSASSKYVKPKGILVYSTCTVLKSENIDIIDNFLKSNSNFCMEDISYDVPQKLLKPSCRSGYINIYPNTDGIDGFFIAKLRRME